Genomic DNA from Desulfobacterales bacterium:
ATCAGATACAACAATTTGTTGATAGTGGTTTAGACCACGTAGGTTTAAAAAGGCATGATGTTGTAGTTGGAACAGCGGGTGATAATGCAATACTACTTTTTAATGACGTAGTCACGATGCATCGTTTTTCAAAAAAAGTTCATCAAGAGACACTAATACACAATCAAAATAGATCGGTTGAGCTTGCAAAGAGGTGGTTTAGAATGGGAGCAGCAACTGGGACTGTTAGAATTCTTGAGTCAGAACGTAGAATTATTGGCACAACGATAGCGAGAGCAGTCAGATTGGAAGCAGCAGCAAAAAAAGGACAACTTGTTATTGATAACCAAACATTCGTGAAACTGCCAAATGAATTAAAAGATCTTTACTCTAATGAAGAAATTATAAAAGGAAAGCACGATAATGAGATATTTAAAGTTCATCGCTGTAATATGATTAATATAGAAAAAAAAAGTATAAAACTTCCCTTGTTTTTTTTAATTTTATTATTTTTTATATTTGGTGGAAGTTACATTTTATACAACAATACTAATTTAGAAAAAAAAGAAAACAATACTAATTTAGAAAAAAAAGAAAACAATACTAATTTAGAAAAAAAAGAAAACAATACTAATTTAGAAAAAAAAAATTTAACTGCGTTAGACTGGGAAGAAAAAGGATTTAATTATTTATTGGAAAAGAATATTAATGATGCTTTATATGCTTTTTCGAAAGCTGAAGAAATCTGGCCAGATTATCATCATGTATCTGAAATAAGAGTATTGCTTAACAATGAAAAGGACTCTGATGAAAATGACAATAAATGGAAACGTATATTTAGCATTATTATTAGTAAATATTCTTGGGGCATTCCATCTGAGATAAAAAAACAAATGGATGAATTTCTTGAATAATATTGTATCCCTACAATGCAACTTACTGGAATAAACCATATATATTGTTGATTCTAAGACAACTATTAACAATATATCGAACTAAAAGATACAAGTGACGTTGTAGTGGTATTAATTAATAATAAATAGGAGAAAGGAGGTATAATGAAACTATTTTCAATTTTTTTAGTAATGTTCTTATTTGTAACAGTAATTCCTTACATATTAGCAGGTAATACCGATGTTATTGCGAAATTAGATGCAATTCATATATCTTTTACTGAAGGGAATCAAATAAAGGAAAAAATAGTAAAAGGTTGGTTAAAAGATGAAAACTCTGGATATCCTGATTTAGTAAAAGTTTTACTTAGCACAATAAAATGTTCATCTTCAGGTTGCAATGTAAAAGGTCCAAAATT
This window encodes:
- a CDS encoding adenylate/guanylate cyclase domain-containing protein — translated: MSDNFEQFKTVLELDLVSYGEISIFLEENLSVEAVEKFENQIQQFVDSGLDHVGLKRHDVVVGTAGDNAILLFNDVVTMHRFSKKVHQETLIHNQNRSVELAKRWFRMGAATGTVRILESERRIIGTTIARAVRLEAAAKKGQLVIDNQTFVKLPNELKDLYSNEEIIKGKHDNEIFKVHRCNMINIEKKSIKLPLFFLILLFFIFGGSYILYNNTNLEKKENNTNLEKKENNTNLEKKENNTNLEKKNLTALDWEEKGFNYLLEKNINDALYAFSKAEEIWPDYHHVSEIRVLLNNEKDSDENDNKWKRIFSIIISKYSWGIPSEIKKQMDEFLE